One Rissa tridactyla isolate bRisTri1 chromosome 4, bRisTri1.patW.cur.20221130, whole genome shotgun sequence DNA window includes the following coding sequences:
- the LOC128908522 gene encoding alpha-1-antitrypsin-like — protein sequence MMKATLPLCLLVAMLRLTVHSLTQTDHHNDKPEATDPQEPHPHEGDPLESCRHIVSSNADFAFQFYRQATTQEPGKNIFFSPVSISAAFALLALGSRATSQAQVLEGLAFNLTDTQEEEIHNGFRHLLLLLNRPSSQVQLSMGNALFMDKHLKPRKTFLKDIKKLYKGKVVSSNFQNSTEAKKEINDHIKNKTHGNINQILEDLDSNTLMVMVNYIYFKAYWVNPFNIKGTHKDYFHVNVKTSVEVKMMTRDGFYKAYSDRKLSCEVVQIPYKGDVAALFILPNEGKMKQLEAALTKDTVAKWEKSLERRRIELRIPKLSISGNYDLKKMFMNLGVTDVFSDRADLSGITGKPEVKVSKAAHKALLKIHENGTEAAAVTSTDFLPHSVPPVIKFSRPFLLLIVDQYTQSILFMGKIVNPTEK from the exons ATGATGAAGGCCACCCTCCCGCTGTGCTTGCTGGTGGCCATGCTTCGCCTCACTGTCCACAGCCTGACCCAGACTGACCACCACAATGACAAGCCCGAGGCAACTGATCCCCAGGAGCCGCATCCCCACGAGGGAGATCCTCTGGAGTCCTGCCGACACATAGTCTCCAGCAACGCAGACTTTGCCTTCCAGTTTTACAGGCAAGCAACCACCCAGGAACCTGGcaagaacattttcttctccccAGTCAGCATCTCTGCTGCCTTTGCCCTGCTGGCCCTGGGCTCCAGAGCCACCAGCCAGGCTCAGGTGCTGGAAGGGCTGGCCTTTAACCTCACCGACACCCAGGAGGAGGAGATACACAACGGCTTtcgtcacctcctcctcttgctGAACCGCCCCAGCAGCCAGGTGCAACTGAGCATGGGGAATGCCCTGTTCATGGACAAACACCTGAAGCCACggaaaacatttctgaaggaCATCAAAAAACTGTACAAAGGAAAAGTTGTTTCTAGTAACTTCCAGAATTCCACTGAAGCTAAAAAAGAGATCAATGATCATATAAAGAACAAAACCCATGGGAATATAAACCAAATACTTGAAGACCTCGATTCAAACACTCTAATGGTAATGGTTAACTACATTTATTTCAAAG CCTACTGGGTAAATCCTTTCAATATTAAGGGGACTCACAAGGATTATTTCCATGTGAATGTGAAGACCTCAGTTGAAGTGAAGATGATGACTCGAGATGGATTTTATAAAGCATACTCTGACAGGAAGCTGTCTTGCGAGGTGGTGCAGATTCCTTACAAGGGAGATGTTGCAGCATTGTTTATCCTGCCCAAcgaaggaaaaatgaaacagtTGGAAGCTGCCCTGACCAAAGACACTGTGGCTAAATGGGAAAAATCACTTGAAAGACG GAGGATAGAACTGCGTATTCCAAAACTATCGATTTCAGGCAACTATGACTTAAAGAAGATGTTCATGAATCTAGGTGTAACTGATGTGTTTTCTGACCGGGCTGATCTGTCTGGAATCACAGGAAAGCCTGAGGTGAAGGTTTCAAAA GCTGCTCACAAGGCCCTGCTGAAGATTCATGAGAACGGCACAGAGGCTGCAGCAGTCACTAGCACAGATTTTCTTCCTCATTCTGTTCCTCCTGTTATTAAGTTCAGCCGTCCATTTTTGTTGTTGATTGTTGATCAATACACCCAAAGCATCCTCTTCATGGGAAAAATTGTAAACCCAACTGAAAAATGA